Proteins from a single region of Coraliomargarita parva:
- the pnp gene encoding polyribonucleotide nucleotidyltransferase, translated as MKQKYNVKVEGLDIEFATGTLAGLASGAVTIRSGETELFVSATAASALRPGQDFFPLTVDYREKFSAGGKFPGGYFKREGKPSEKEILTSRLCDRPLRPLFPKGFMNEVQVIGLLLSTDTTHEPDVLMVNAASAATLISDIPWNGPVGCVRVGQIDGEFVTNPTHDEMLDSDLDLIYVGNETEMMMIEGSAEFISDERFYEALQYGQEAIQPIIAAQRELAKLAGKEKKEFPLVLTPEAITEFCEEFAAAKVKDALAFDSYTERKLAVEAITKETTAALEEKLGAENVDGNDVARAFDEIQEKLYRQNILETGRRVDGRGANDLRAISCDTGVLPRVHGSAVFNRGETQALVISTLGTSRDVQDIDGLTGGAKSKSFILHYNFPPFSTGEAGRFGFTGRREIGHGALAERSLLPILPPEDEFPYAIRVVSEVMSSNGSTSMASICGGCLSLMDAGVPITAPCAGISVGLVTERDDSGKISKHVILTDILGAEDHFGDMDFKIAGTKDGITGFQLDLKIQGLPFDITLEAIKQNAAARLKILAIMGEHLPESRSDLREHAPRIHTIKIDPEKIGALIGPGGKNIRRITEVSGAQIDIDEDNSGRVLIFATDKTSMDRAIQEVEACTAEIEVGKTYRGIVRGIKEFGAFVECLPGKEGLVHISELADFRVKKTEDICKLGDEMVVKCIGMEKGKVRLSRKAALEDAKEATEEEAPANAE; from the coding sequence ATGAAACAAAAATATAACGTCAAAGTTGAAGGACTCGATATCGAGTTCGCAACTGGAACCCTCGCAGGCCTCGCTAGCGGCGCTGTTACCATCCGCTCCGGTGAAACCGAACTCTTCGTTTCGGCCACCGCCGCCTCCGCACTCCGCCCCGGGCAGGATTTCTTCCCGCTCACCGTCGACTACCGCGAAAAATTCTCCGCCGGCGGCAAGTTCCCCGGTGGTTACTTCAAGCGCGAGGGCAAGCCCTCTGAAAAGGAAATCCTCACTTCCCGCCTTTGCGACCGTCCGCTTCGTCCGCTCTTCCCCAAGGGCTTCATGAACGAAGTGCAGGTCATCGGCCTTCTGCTGTCAACTGACACCACCCACGAGCCGGACGTGCTCATGGTGAATGCCGCCTCCGCCGCCACCCTGATCTCCGACATCCCCTGGAACGGTCCTGTCGGCTGCGTGCGCGTCGGTCAAATCGATGGTGAGTTCGTCACCAACCCGACCCACGACGAAATGCTCGATTCCGACCTCGACCTCATCTATGTCGGTAACGAAACCGAAATGATGATGATCGAAGGCTCCGCCGAGTTCATCTCCGACGAGCGTTTCTACGAAGCACTTCAATACGGCCAGGAAGCCATCCAGCCGATTATCGCCGCTCAGCGCGAACTGGCCAAGCTGGCCGGCAAGGAAAAGAAGGAATTCCCGCTCGTCCTCACTCCGGAAGCCATCACCGAATTCTGCGAAGAGTTCGCTGCCGCCAAGGTCAAGGATGCCCTCGCATTCGACAGCTACACCGAGCGCAAGCTTGCAGTGGAAGCCATCACCAAGGAAACCACCGCCGCCCTCGAAGAGAAGCTCGGCGCTGAAAACGTGGACGGCAACGACGTCGCCCGCGCTTTCGACGAAATCCAGGAAAAGCTGTATCGCCAAAACATCCTCGAAACCGGCCGCCGCGTGGACGGTCGCGGTGCGAACGATCTGCGTGCGATCTCCTGCGATACCGGCGTGCTCCCCCGCGTGCACGGCTCCGCCGTCTTCAACCGTGGTGAAACCCAAGCCCTCGTCATCAGCACCCTCGGCACCAGCCGCGACGTGCAGGACATCGACGGCCTGACCGGTGGCGCCAAGAGCAAGTCCTTCATCCTGCACTACAACTTCCCCCCGTTCTCCACGGGTGAAGCAGGACGTTTCGGATTTACCGGCCGTCGCGAAATCGGCCACGGTGCGCTTGCTGAGCGTTCGCTCCTCCCGATCCTTCCGCCGGAAGACGAGTTCCCGTACGCCATCCGCGTGGTCTCCGAAGTCATGAGCTCCAACGGCTCCACTTCCATGGCCTCCATCTGCGGCGGTTGCCTCTCCCTCATGGATGCCGGTGTGCCGATCACCGCACCCTGCGCCGGCATCTCCGTCGGTCTGGTCACCGAGCGTGACGACAGCGGCAAGATCAGCAAGCACGTCATCCTCACCGACATCCTCGGCGCGGAAGACCACTTCGGTGACATGGACTTCAAGATCGCAGGTACGAAGGACGGCATCACCGGCTTCCAACTCGACCTCAAGATCCAAGGCCTGCCCTTCGACATCACACTCGAAGCGATCAAGCAAAACGCCGCGGCCCGCTTGAAGATTCTTGCCATCATGGGTGAGCACCTTCCGGAATCCCGCAGCGACCTCCGCGAGCACGCACCGCGCATCCACACGATCAAGATCGATCCGGAAAAGATCGGCGCCCTCATCGGCCCGGGTGGTAAGAATATCCGCCGCATCACCGAAGTCTCCGGCGCCCAGATCGACATCGACGAGGACAACAGCGGTCGCGTCCTGATCTTCGCAACGGACAAGACCTCCATGGATCGCGCGATCCAGGAAGTCGAAGCCTGCACCGCAGAGATCGAAGTCGGCAAGACCTACCGTGGCATCGTCCGCGGCATCAAGGAATTCGGCGCCTTCGTCGAATGCTTGCCCGGCAAGGAAGGCCTCGTCCACATCTCCGAACTGGCCGACTTCCGCGTCAAGAAGACCGAAGACATCTGCAAGCTCGGCGACGAAATGGTGGTCAAGTGCATCGGCATGGAAAAGGGCAAGGTTCGCCTCTCCCGCAAGGCCGCACTTGAAGACGCCAAGGAAGCCACCGAAGAAGAAGCTCCGGCCAACGCCGAGTAA
- the rpsO gene encoding 30S ribosomal protein S15 translates to MSEETIVDKAAIIKEFGANENDTGSAEVQIALLTARIKHLTEHLREHRKDFHSRRGLIALTARRRKLLDYLKRTEFTRYTAILERLKLRR, encoded by the coding sequence ATGTCTGAAGAAACAATCGTCGATAAAGCAGCTATCATCAAGGAATTCGGTGCCAACGAAAACGACACCGGCTCCGCTGAAGTCCAAATCGCGCTCCTGACCGCGCGCATCAAGCACCTGACCGAGCACCTTCGCGAGCACCGCAAGGATTTCCACTCCCGTCGCGGCCTCATCGCCCTGACCGCTCGCCGTCGTAAGCTTCTCGACTATCTGAAGCGCACCGAGTTCACCCGCTACACCGCGATCCTCGAGCGCCTCAAGCTGCGCCGCTAA
- a CDS encoding sodium:solute symporter, translated as MEIDYSLALFDYALIAIYGIVVVWIGLKLASKHHNAVDYFLAGRSMRWPFIGVSLFASNISSTTLVGLAGAAYATGISVFNYEWMASVVLVFFAIFILPFVLNSQVFTLPEFLEKRYDGRVRIYFSALTLFLNIIVDTAGSLFAGGLLLKLIFPGLDISVTIAVLAIVAGLYTIAGGLAAVIYTDFIQTVLLLIGAVVITVVSLIKVGGWDGMMEGLSHDQLSLIRPLNDPGVPWLGLITGVPLLGFYFWCANQFMTQRVLSAKDINQGRWGVLLAALLKLPVLFIMVLPGTIAIHLYPDLPDANLVYPTLMFDLLPTGLLGLVMAGFIAALMSQIDSTLNAASTLVTMDFVHKFKPGLDSAKLMRVGRWVTGIFMILAAVWAPQIENFRSLFDYLQMVLSYTVPPIVAIYLVGAFWKQANAAGAWLSILGGTVAGIILFLSNVIFGWTHLHFLYVGPILFVVSVLILLLASMAGDAPRPDQSALVWTPVFFRKETASLRTQPWWQNYRWLSVGLLLLTAWLVMAFA; from the coding sequence TCTGGATCGGCCTAAAACTGGCCTCCAAGCATCACAATGCCGTAGACTACTTCCTGGCAGGGCGCAGCATGCGCTGGCCCTTCATCGGGGTCTCCCTGTTCGCTTCGAATATCTCGTCGACCACACTGGTAGGCTTGGCCGGCGCCGCCTATGCCACCGGCATCTCCGTCTTCAACTACGAGTGGATGGCATCGGTCGTACTCGTCTTCTTTGCGATTTTTATCCTTCCGTTCGTATTGAACTCGCAGGTCTTCACCCTGCCTGAGTTTCTCGAGAAACGCTACGACGGGCGGGTAAGGATCTATTTCTCCGCCCTCACCCTCTTCCTCAACATCATAGTAGATACCGCGGGCAGTCTCTTCGCCGGTGGCTTGCTCCTCAAGTTGATCTTTCCCGGTCTGGACATCTCGGTAACAATCGCGGTCCTAGCGATCGTCGCCGGACTTTATACCATCGCGGGCGGACTCGCCGCCGTGATCTACACCGACTTCATCCAGACGGTATTGCTTCTCATCGGAGCGGTCGTGATCACCGTCGTCTCCCTGATCAAGGTCGGCGGCTGGGACGGCATGATGGAAGGCCTCAGCCACGATCAGCTCAGCCTGATCCGCCCCCTCAACGATCCGGGCGTCCCCTGGCTGGGACTGATCACGGGAGTCCCCTTGCTCGGCTTCTACTTCTGGTGCGCGAACCAGTTCATGACCCAACGGGTACTCAGCGCGAAAGACATCAACCAGGGCCGTTGGGGCGTCCTGCTGGCGGCCTTGTTGAAATTGCCGGTTCTCTTCATCATGGTCCTGCCTGGAACCATTGCCATCCACCTCTATCCGGACTTGCCGGATGCCAATCTGGTGTATCCCACCCTGATGTTCGACCTGCTCCCCACCGGCCTGCTAGGACTGGTCATGGCCGGATTCATCGCCGCCCTGATGTCGCAAATCGATTCAACCCTAAATGCAGCCTCGACCCTGGTCACCATGGACTTCGTGCACAAATTCAAGCCGGGACTGGACAGCGCCAAGCTCATGCGGGTCGGACGCTGGGTCACCGGGATCTTCATGATCCTGGCCGCCGTCTGGGCACCACAAATCGAAAACTTCCGCTCGCTCTTCGATTACCTGCAAATGGTGCTGTCCTACACCGTGCCTCCCATTGTGGCGATTTATCTGGTCGGCGCTTTCTGGAAACAGGCCAACGCCGCCGGCGCCTGGCTCAGCATACTAGGCGGAACCGTGGCCGGCATCATCCTCTTCCTCTCCAATGTGATCTTCGGGTGGACACATCTTCACTTCCTCTACGTTGGCCCGATTCTATTCGTCGTTTCAGTGCTGATCCTCCTTCTGGCAAGCATGGCAGGGGACGCGCCAAGGCCCGACCAAAGCGCACTGGTATGGACACCGGTTTTCTTCCGGAAGGAAACTGCCAGCCTGCGGACACAGCCCTGGTGGCAGAACTACCGCTGGCTCTCGGTTGGACTGCTGCTACTGACGGCCTGGCTGGTGATGGCATTCGCTTAA
- a CDS encoding DUF748 domain-containing protein: protein MRKWGIILISTFLCYVLAGFLLLPALVKHFGNKAIHEQLGDTSGIQKVRANPFTFELRVEGLQLLSTDPEWSVTADRAVANLSAATFFRWHPVFDELKLEQPRVYFRRTKSAEAEAIEEEPFTSEDLQAALSGLEPAMIPEVEVRRLEVSDGHIFFVDAANPVPFEQTMEPINFVLEEFTTVREGEDNRFQFHAVSEGGGVFSIEGNLESARLASKGHIRLENIEVSRFAPYFSSFTHFILEHAKLAVEFDYRLNLADFEHLFSISGGQVLLQDVACRPLDDEERLVQVDEVSVENLAFDYPALALDVGRVRVADSDLLVKRNRDGQVNVIEALNLTPPEKELAHAIIDELKPPPDQGVQPVVRVSEVDVSNFSIRLLDQYGTVEASAVMLVEHLSLTGVGSDLTVPVELQMAGRIQDSGTLEVKGSFAPDLSVAAIDVRLETMPLALGDAYARNYADGSITSGQLFFDGALSISAESGRKVTGDARVAGFAASVGEGSQLDAAFESLNLDGIKLLADPLSLTVEKIQLIQPHAEVVQAAQTGLPESTEPQAGETALKPGPSANMDVAIQVGAFEMSDGSMKLVDESIEPATTLMVEKMEATIENIAYPSSVASELKFNAEMNQTPVEMSGVLYPIEPYRATDLNFKMSGLPLPGFSPYSGKFVGRRISKGWFSLEGDWKITDSKLKAGNHILLDQFELGESVESEDAIRLPMDLAISLLKGPSGKIDVKLPLSGDLSDPKAGLGNIILSACISLITKTATAPFSLLSGLVGSEEDLSQVEFAAGSSKLDDALVDQLNALAEAMEKRPELALSLIPSYSEADLDALKLDRLRAQIMADESTQSEAVFHKKLMRAYRDLMRSREEPVVEYSIDNPEDVQAVEDILAQTVELPEGALDSLALERVRLVEEQLIASQNLDASRVSVQAIRDDSNFSGVRFELK from the coding sequence ATGCGTAAATGGGGTATCATTTTAATTAGTACGTTTCTATGCTATGTGCTTGCCGGGTTCCTGCTCTTGCCCGCGCTGGTCAAGCATTTTGGAAACAAGGCGATTCACGAGCAACTAGGGGATACCTCGGGGATCCAGAAAGTCCGGGCCAACCCGTTCACCTTTGAACTCCGGGTGGAAGGCCTGCAGCTGCTCTCTACCGACCCGGAGTGGAGCGTGACAGCGGACCGGGCGGTTGCGAACCTGAGCGCCGCCACATTCTTCCGTTGGCATCCGGTTTTCGACGAGCTCAAGCTCGAGCAGCCCCGGGTTTATTTTCGCCGTACCAAGTCGGCCGAGGCCGAAGCCATCGAAGAGGAGCCGTTCACCAGCGAGGATTTACAGGCGGCCTTGTCCGGGTTGGAGCCGGCTATGATCCCAGAGGTTGAGGTGCGCCGACTTGAGGTCTCTGATGGCCATATTTTCTTTGTGGATGCCGCGAATCCCGTGCCCTTTGAACAGACCATGGAACCCATTAATTTTGTCCTCGAAGAGTTTACCACGGTTCGTGAGGGGGAGGATAACCGCTTCCAGTTCCATGCGGTCAGCGAAGGCGGTGGGGTCTTTTCCATCGAGGGCAACCTGGAAAGCGCCCGTCTCGCCAGCAAAGGGCACATCCGCCTGGAGAATATCGAAGTCAGCCGTTTCGCCCCATATTTCAGTTCCTTTACTCACTTCATCCTCGAGCATGCCAAGCTGGCCGTTGAGTTCGACTATCGGCTGAACTTGGCGGATTTTGAACACCTCTTCTCCATTTCCGGTGGGCAGGTGTTGCTACAGGATGTCGCCTGCCGGCCTTTGGATGACGAGGAGCGCCTGGTACAAGTCGATGAAGTGTCGGTTGAAAATCTGGCTTTCGATTATCCAGCCTTGGCTTTGGATGTGGGGCGTGTCCGGGTGGCGGATTCCGATTTGCTGGTAAAGCGCAATCGGGACGGACAGGTGAATGTGATCGAGGCGCTGAATCTCACGCCTCCGGAGAAAGAACTGGCTCATGCCATTATCGACGAATTGAAGCCCCCTCCGGATCAGGGAGTGCAGCCGGTGGTCCGGGTCTCGGAAGTGGATGTATCTAATTTTTCAATACGATTGCTGGATCAATACGGGACGGTTGAGGCCTCCGCTGTCATGTTGGTGGAGCACCTGAGCCTTACTGGTGTTGGGTCGGATTTGACTGTGCCGGTTGAACTGCAGATGGCGGGCCGTATTCAGGACTCCGGAACGCTTGAGGTCAAAGGCAGCTTTGCCCCGGATCTTTCCGTTGCGGCGATCGATGTACGGTTGGAGACCATGCCGCTGGCGCTGGGCGATGCCTACGCCCGCAATTACGCGGATGGTTCGATTACCTCAGGCCAGTTGTTCTTTGACGGTGCACTGAGCATCTCTGCCGAGTCTGGCCGGAAAGTGACCGGAGATGCGAGGGTAGCAGGCTTTGCCGCTTCTGTGGGTGAGGGCAGCCAGTTGGATGCCGCATTCGAATCGCTGAATTTGGATGGGATCAAGCTTCTTGCGGACCCCTTGTCGCTTACGGTGGAGAAGATCCAACTGATTCAACCGCATGCCGAGGTGGTTCAAGCCGCGCAGACTGGGCTGCCGGAGTCAACGGAGCCGCAGGCAGGTGAGACGGCTCTCAAACCGGGCCCTTCCGCCAATATGGATGTCGCCATTCAGGTGGGGGCTTTTGAAATGTCGGATGGCAGCATGAAGCTGGTGGACGAAAGTATTGAGCCCGCCACGACTCTGATGGTGGAGAAGATGGAGGCGACGATTGAGAATATCGCCTATCCCTCTTCGGTCGCATCCGAATTGAAATTCAACGCGGAGATGAACCAGACCCCGGTCGAGATGAGCGGTGTGCTCTATCCCATCGAGCCCTATCGTGCGACGGATTTGAATTTCAAGATGAGTGGTCTGCCGCTGCCCGGATTTTCGCCGTACTCCGGGAAGTTCGTGGGGCGCCGCATCAGCAAGGGCTGGTTTTCACTGGAAGGGGACTGGAAGATCACGGACAGCAAGCTGAAGGCGGGGAATCATATCCTGCTCGACCAGTTCGAACTGGGCGAATCGGTGGAGAGTGAGGATGCCATCCGTCTGCCGATGGATCTCGCGATCAGCTTGCTGAAGGGCCCTTCCGGTAAGATCGATGTAAAGCTTCCGCTCTCGGGCGACTTGAGTGACCCGAAGGCGGGCCTTGGCAATATCATCCTGTCCGCATGCATCAGCTTGATCACCAAGACGGCGACCGCGCCTTTCAGCTTGCTTTCTGGTTTGGTCGGTTCGGAAGAAGATCTGTCACAGGTTGAATTTGCGGCCGGTAGTTCCAAGTTGGATGACGCGCTTGTGGACCAGCTGAATGCGTTGGCAGAGGCCATGGAGAAAAGGCCGGAGCTTGCCCTTTCCCTTATTCCTTCCTACAGCGAGGCGGACTTGGACGCACTCAAACTGGACCGGCTACGCGCGCAAATCATGGCGGATGAGTCGACTCAGAGCGAAGCGGTCTTCCATAAGAAGCTGATGCGCGCCTATCGTGACTTGATGCGCTCGAGAGAGGAACCGGTGGTTGAATATTCGATCGATAATCCGGAGGATGTGCAGGCGGTTGAGGATATTCTTGCCCAGACCGTGGAGCTGCCGGAGGGAGCGCTGGATTCGCTCGCTTTGGAGCGAGTCCGCTTGGTGGAAGAGCAACTAATTGCTTCCCAAAACTTGGATGCTTCCCGTGTTTCGGTTCAAGCGATACGGGATGACTCCAACTTCTCCGGGGTTCGCTTCGAGCTGAAATAG
- a CDS encoding tetratricopeptide repeat protein, which translates to MRTVLPVLSFILILVCQAPAQVNKDRTELFYGIAQGNYLIGDLKGAAKGIDEILRIEPEHVPALKLRARIELDLDRSDDALATSELAISIAPEDLEAKTLKALILGRMDRKAEAIALLNEVLAAAPTDSRDARAAGKLIGLLRMAEGKWDEAAEALSSIYGQSAAEQAANLELASEAYLEKAGTAMKSDDVNSALAAIDQAIELYRDNSGKESYAQISKLRLLRARTLTGLGRISEAIVELQQLVGQQPENNEARITLASLYAIDERWDSLQGLLEPIQNRPGLQDILLYFDGRIALARGRVGTARAKFEAALDTLPEGPHPIRPSLQFYRAVCLDRLGRNPEAETALDQALESGFRPETGGEALQASQLILQMKGAAAAIPLLEAFALSPDAGRKPVATARIWAMLGRAHEATGNPPLALSAYRQSLEWDESQADVLALRGAILRQLGDMEGAANDFASALRIEPENGALAYAQGLLQLQLGKVRQARQSLELAADKAPDNAGLQLMHALLAYVVGQQEESEQALNRYFTLVPDKPNLSAIYLHYVLQATEDPEAALEYLKDNSKRAELAWYLGYCSGRSTRKEVIDAAGVAESAQEARVRICEASFWMAQHALALNQKPTAEQLLRLAVSQPLREQPEYILALWQLNEVLSGTVH; encoded by the coding sequence ATGCGCACGGTACTCCCAGTTTTATCATTTATTCTCATTCTTGTTTGCCAGGCACCGGCCCAGGTCAACAAGGATCGCACAGAGCTATTTTACGGCATTGCCCAAGGCAACTACCTGATCGGCGACCTGAAGGGCGCAGCCAAAGGCATCGATGAAATCCTCCGGATCGAACCCGAGCATGTCCCGGCCTTGAAGCTCCGCGCACGGATCGAACTCGACCTGGACCGAAGCGACGACGCCCTGGCCACCTCGGAACTCGCCATTTCCATCGCACCGGAGGATCTGGAAGCGAAGACCCTGAAGGCCTTGATCCTCGGCCGCATGGACCGAAAGGCCGAAGCCATCGCCCTGCTGAATGAAGTACTGGCGGCAGCGCCCACAGACAGCCGCGATGCCCGTGCCGCCGGCAAGCTTATCGGCCTGCTCCGCATGGCCGAAGGCAAATGGGATGAAGCCGCCGAAGCCTTGAGTTCGATTTACGGACAGTCCGCCGCAGAGCAGGCCGCGAACCTCGAACTGGCCAGCGAAGCCTATCTTGAGAAGGCCGGCACCGCAATGAAATCGGACGATGTCAACAGTGCGCTGGCCGCGATCGACCAGGCGATCGAGCTCTATCGGGACAACAGCGGCAAAGAGTCCTACGCACAGATCAGCAAGCTGCGCTTGCTCCGCGCCCGCACACTCACCGGACTCGGGCGAATATCCGAAGCGATTGTCGAGCTGCAACAATTGGTCGGCCAACAACCAGAGAACAATGAAGCCCGAATCACCCTGGCCTCCCTCTATGCGATCGATGAGCGCTGGGACTCCCTACAAGGGCTGCTGGAACCGATTCAGAACAGGCCGGGACTGCAGGACATACTCCTATATTTTGATGGGCGCATCGCGCTCGCCCGTGGGCGCGTCGGCACGGCCCGGGCTAAATTCGAAGCCGCGTTGGACACACTCCCGGAAGGCCCCCATCCCATACGCCCCAGCCTGCAGTTCTACCGTGCGGTCTGCCTCGACCGGCTCGGACGCAACCCAGAGGCGGAGACGGCCCTGGATCAGGCCTTGGAGTCAGGCTTCAGGCCGGAAACCGGCGGCGAAGCACTGCAAGCCTCGCAACTCATCCTGCAAATGAAAGGTGCCGCAGCGGCCATTCCCCTGCTCGAAGCCTTTGCCCTCAGCCCGGACGCCGGCCGAAAGCCGGTTGCCACGGCCCGCATTTGGGCCATGCTGGGCCGAGCCCACGAAGCGACCGGCAATCCCCCACTCGCCCTGAGCGCGTACCGTCAATCTCTGGAATGGGACGAATCCCAAGCCGATGTGCTCGCCCTCCGGGGCGCAATCCTCCGACAACTGGGGGATATGGAAGGGGCTGCCAACGACTTTGCCTCAGCCCTTCGCATCGAACCGGAGAACGGCGCCCTGGCCTACGCACAGGGCCTGCTGCAGCTGCAACTGGGAAAAGTACGCCAAGCCCGGCAGTCCCTGGAACTAGCCGCCGACAAAGCCCCGGATAACGCGGGCTTGCAGCTCATGCACGCGCTGCTCGCTTATGTGGTCGGCCAGCAGGAGGAATCCGAACAAGCCCTGAACCGCTATTTCACACTGGTGCCCGACAAGCCGAACTTGAGTGCCATCTACCTCCATTATGTACTGCAGGCCACTGAAGATCCCGAAGCGGCTCTCGAATACCTCAAGGACAACAGCAAGCGGGCGGAGCTTGCCTGGTATCTCGGGTATTGTAGCGGACGCAGCACGCGTAAGGAAGTGATCGACGCCGCGGGCGTGGCGGAATCAGCCCAAGAAGCCCGTGTCCGGATCTGCGAAGCAAGCTTCTGGATGGCCCAGCATGCCCTCGCCCTGAATCAAAAGCCAACGGCGGAGCAATTGCTGCGGCTTGCGGTCTCCCAGCCCCTGAGGGAACAGCCCGAATACATACTGGCCTTGTGGCAACTGAATGAAGTGCTTTCCGGCACAGTCCACTAG